TTTCGTGAGTTGCGCAACGACGTGTTGGGTTTTCCAAATCTGGTCACTGACAATAAACAGGATCTTACACCATGTTATCCACAGAAAAGTGGGATAACTGGGGAAAAGTGTCACTACTGTTTCGATTTACAGCCTTGACGTGCGATGAAAATCGAAATTCTGCACAAAATGTGCCTAACTTATTGGCATAATCTGTGGATAAATTCGGCTCTGTTCGATCTTTCATCAGCGGCAGGATCCTTAAGGTGATGATCATCACATTATGGGGCTATTATCAGTTGAAAAGCTATTTAACTGCATGAATTACTGTATTTTATTTCTTTTTCGTAGAACGTGTCTATTCAGACTGTTCCGGGTTTTCCCTGGGTAATTCCATACTTTTTCACAACTCTATCCACAGAAAAGGTGAATAAAAACCGCCGTCAGCATTGCTTTCTGTTTATAACTTTGATGATTACTGTGAGTTATTCAAATGTTATTCGTTCGTATCCCTGTCATAGAGTGGTTTACCGTTTTCCGGGAGTGTGAAACAATCGCTTTATTCAGACTTTTTTTGAGGTAGTCCGGTGATTGATGACGATGGCTACCGCCCAAATGTTGGAATCGTAATCTGTAATCGACAAGGTCAGGTCATGTGGGCCAGACGCTTTGGACAGCACTCATGGCAGTTTCCCCAGGGGGGAATTAACCCTGGCGAGTCTCCGGAACAAGCAATGTACCGGGAACTGTTCGAGGAAGTGGGCTTAAGTCGTAAAGATGTTCGTATCCTTGCTTCTACGCGTAACTGGTTGCGTTACAAGTTACCGAAACGTTTGGTGCGTTGGGACACAAAGCCGGTTTGTATCGGCCAGAAACAAAAATGGTTTCTTTTGCAGTTGATAGGTAACGACAGTGAGATCAACATGCAGACCAGTAGTACGCCCGAGTTTGATGGCTGGCGTTGGGTGAGCTACTGGTATCCTGTTCGCCAGGTAGTGTCGTTTAAACGCGATGTCTACCGGCGGGTGATGAAAGAGTTTGCAAGCGCGGTGATGTCGCTTCAGGAAACGCCTCCGAAGCCGCAAAGTGCGCCTGCCTGGCGACGTAAACGAGGTTAAGCCACCCATATTATGCTCACCCGACTGCGAGAAATAGTTGAGAAAGTCGCCAGCGCGCCACGCCTTAACGAAGCGCTGGAAATATTGGTTACCGACGTTTGTCTGGCGATGGAAACCGAAGTGTGCTCGGTCTATCTCGCAGATCACGACCGGCGTTGTTATTACCTGATGGCGACGCGCGGTTTAAAAAAGCCGCGTGGTCGCACCGTCACGCTCGCATTCGATCAAGGGATAGTCGGTCTGGTAGGCAGGCTGGCGGAACCCATCAACCTGGCGGATGCGCAAAAACACCCCAGTTTTAAATATATCCCCGCTGTTAAAGAAGAGCGCTTTCGCGCTTTTCTTGGCGTACCTATTATTCAGCGCCGTCAATTGCTTGGTGTGCTGGTGGTACAACAGCGCGAGCTACGCCAGTACGATGAAAGCGAAGAGTCCTTTCTGGTTACACTTGCCACCCAGATGGCGGCCATTCTCTCCCAGTCACAATTAAACGCGCTGTTTGGTCAGTATCGGCAGACACGAATTCGCGCCTTACCGGCAGCGCCGGGTGTCGCTATCGCTGAAGGTTGGGTCGATGAAACACTGCCGTTAATGGAGCAGGTTTATCCGGCCTCGACCCTTGATACCTCGCTTGAGCGCGAAAGGCTCACGGCCGCTCTGGAAGAAGCTGCCAATGAATTTCGCCGCTACAGCAAACGTTTCGCCGCCGGAGCGCAAAAAGAGACGGCGGCAATTTTCGATCTCTATTCGCACCTGCTTTCCGACGCACGCCTGCGCCGTGAGCTGTTTGAAGAAGTCGACAGGGGCGTGGTGGCCGAATGGGCGGTAAAAACCGTTATTGAAAGTTTTGCTGAACAGTTCGCAGCGCTTAGCGATGGCTACCTGAAAGAACGCTCAGGCGATTTGCGCACGCTGGGCCAGCGTTTGTTATTCCACCTCGATGACTCCATTTCCGGGCCAAACAGCTGGCCAGAGCGCTTTATCCTCGTTGCCGAGGAACTCTCCGCCACTACGCTTGCGGAGTTGCCGCACGACAGGCTGGCGGGCGTGGTGGTGCGCGATGGTGCGTCAAACTCGCACGCGGCAATTATGGTGCGCGCGCTTGGCATCCCGACGGTAATGGGGGCGGATATTCAGCCCGCCGTGCTGCAACGTCGTATGTTGGTGGTGGACGGTTATCGCGGCGAGTTGTTGGTGGATCCTGAACCGGTGCTGTTGCAGGAATACCAGCGGCTTATCAGCGAAGAGAATGAACTCAGCCGCCTTGCCGAAGATGATGTGAACCTGGCTGCGCAGCTAAAAAGCGGCGAGCGGGTGAAAGTGATGCTGAACGCGGGTTTAAGCCCGGAACATGAAGAGAAACTTGGCAGCCGCATCGACGGTATTGGGCTTTATCGCACCGAAATTCCGTTTATGTTGCAAAGCGGTTTCCCGTCCGAAGAGGAACAGGTGGCGCAATATCAGGGCATGTTGCAGATGTTTAACGATAAGCCCGTGACGCTGCGTACGCTGGATGTCGGTGCGGATAAACAATTGCCTTATATGCCCATCAGCGAAGAGA
This genomic interval from Kosakonia sacchari SP1 contains the following:
- the rppH gene encoding RNA pyrophosphohydrolase, which encodes MIDDDGYRPNVGIVICNRQGQVMWARRFGQHSWQFPQGGINPGESPEQAMYRELFEEVGLSRKDVRILASTRNWLRYKLPKRLVRWDTKPVCIGQKQKWFLLQLIGNDSEINMQTSSTPEFDGWRWVSYWYPVRQVVSFKRDVYRRVMKEFASAVMSLQETPPKPQSAPAWRRKRG
- the ptsP gene encoding phosphoenolpyruvate--protein phosphotransferase is translated as MLTRLREIVEKVASAPRLNEALEILVTDVCLAMETEVCSVYLADHDRRCYYLMATRGLKKPRGRTVTLAFDQGIVGLVGRLAEPINLADAQKHPSFKYIPAVKEERFRAFLGVPIIQRRQLLGVLVVQQRELRQYDESEESFLVTLATQMAAILSQSQLNALFGQYRQTRIRALPAAPGVAIAEGWVDETLPLMEQVYPASTLDTSLERERLTAALEEAANEFRRYSKRFAAGAQKETAAIFDLYSHLLSDARLRRELFEEVDRGVVAEWAVKTVIESFAEQFAALSDGYLKERSGDLRTLGQRLLFHLDDSISGPNSWPERFILVAEELSATTLAELPHDRLAGVVVRDGASNSHAAIMVRALGIPTVMGADIQPAVLQRRMLVVDGYRGELLVDPEPVLLQEYQRLISEENELSRLAEDDVNLAAQLKSGERVKVMLNAGLSPEHEEKLGSRIDGIGLYRTEIPFMLQSGFPSEEEQVAQYQGMLQMFNDKPVTLRTLDVGADKQLPYMPISEENPCLGWRGIRITLDQPEIFLVQVRAMLRANAATGNLSILLPMITSIDEIDEARRLIERAGREVEEMIGYAIPKPRIGVMLEVPSMVFMLSHLANRVDFISIGTNDLTQYILAVDRNNTRVANMYDSLHPAVLRALAMIADESERLGIDIRLCGEMAGDPMCVAVLIGLGYRHLSMNGRSVARIKYLLRRIDCEEAQTLARRTLDAQLATEVRHQIAAFMERRGLGGLIRGGI